GCACCAGTCATCCCCGCAAATTTCTGGAACTTTGCAATCTGGTCGAACATTTTTGGTGAAGACACGTTGGACTTCGAAATCGTCATGCCATCGATAGATGACATCCCAAGCCGGGAGAGATTTCTCGATGAATTTCTCAATAACGGGGTAGAGCTCGGCATGTTTGACCGGGTGCACATTGTTGATGTAGCTGTCGATGCGAGGATGCACGCCAGTCAGGTCAACGTCGCAAGGGAGCCACTGGAAGCGTTTAGAAAAGGCACTGGAAGGCCACATGGTGTCATCACTGTTGTCCACAGGGACAACGACGCCTTTCCCGCAATGCGACAACGCTTCTTCGAGATTGATGCGCTTGTCGGGGAGGATGAGAGATCGCCCGTAGACAAGCGGCCACAGGGAAGGGTGGACGATGTCAAGGACCTTGCCATCACTGCCAGGATGCCAGTCCTTGTGCTCCTCGGGGACATTTTCCAAAGGGGAAACGGCAGCTACGAGAGCATCTCGGAGGTCTTTAGGGACCAAGTTGTCTGATTTAATGGCGGTAGAAGCGTAGTCCATGACAGGAATGAGGCCAGTCTTTTGGTAGATATCTGCCTTTTTGCGCAATTCCTTGATACACTATCGTGGTTTAGCGAGACATTTGTATTTGGCTTAGAGATGTCACTCACAGCATCGGCCATGGCATGAGTGAAATCACCGTATACTCGATACTCTCCCCATGGCATCTCCATAGCCTCCTTCTTCCACTTGGCAGtaatctcatcatcattgactttgatccACCACTCGGGCTTGTTCGTGAGGTCCTCGATGACTTTGATCATGCAGACTTCTCGAATTGTCAAAGTGCTGGCTCTCCAGtctccctctccttctccctcttccaTACCAAGGACAACTGGAAAATGGGCACCAGCGTAGCTGATAGGGAGGCCGAAGCCAGGAAGCTTGATTTCTTGAGGTGTTGGCATTTTTCTGCTTGTGGAGCGTGCGATGGATGTCGTTATAGTCCTGGTGAAAGACCTAAACATGGCCTTATATACACTGAGACAGATTGTTGAAGTGAGGTTGAATATTGACCCTTGCCAAGCCAATAAGGCACCAGCCTCCGCTAACCTCGTTCAGCTCAGCTTTGGCTGAATAAAGACTTCAGCTGAAAAGCTCAGGCCCACGTGGGCTCTGAAGCGATACCGAGTTCAGGTAAAGAGAAGCATTTGATTCTCGTGAACTCAAGGCAGCAACGcgatgaaggaagaaagagtGTACGCGAATGTCCACATTCTGTTACACGGGTTGGACACGAGGTCACGTTACCCGTAGACCGCCGATTGCCCTGAACAAGGCATCTTCAGGCGACAAGGTGGTCAGTTCTTAAAGCCTGAGAAGTTTTGGAGCCTGAAAACATAATTATATTGGAAGCTGTTATCATTTTGATGCAAGCACGCAGTGTTGTCCGTAGTTTGCGTCGGCTCATGACCCGTAGCTCTCGTTTTCTCAAGATTGCATGTGTTCTACTCGGAAACAGACCCGACAAATCTCACAcgtcaagacaaagacaaatAGTACCTAGTCTATATTGTTCCAGTTGAGTAACTCTCAACAAAGAAATATGCCGTAATGCCTCATTTTGGTCACAAAGGAAGGCTTCAGGAGAAAATTGCCTAATCTGGACATTCCACATATCCGGGAGCTTCCGTTGGAGTCCAACGATGAGCCATATTCAAGGCTCAACAGTACATATGCTCAAATATTCGATACAGACTGTAAGATACATGATCGAAATATATCGAATACAACAGCTAAGTTTATTACAATGTATATAATCGAACGAGTTCTATCCTTTGCTCGATCATCCTTGTCTACCGAGTAAATATCTCGGGCCCACGCACGAATCACATTCACCCAACTCCACTACCGAGGCACGGGTCCTTTGAGGATTACGGAGTTTTCACCTGCGGCCTCGGTCAACACAGCGAAAAGCGCCCACTAGAGGATAAAGGTACATGGTAGATGTACTGATTGATAAAAATTCATGTCCCCACGTCGTCCCTGAGACCGCTAATAACCTAGGTAAGGCCAGACCATACTTGGTTCTTTGTTACATACATACGTTGACCTCCATTTGCCAAGTTTTTTGtcttcttttatttttactaCATTTTTATTCTATTTTCTTTTACTACTCTCGATGCTCACCGTGAGCTTCTCCCTCCCAAATCATCCGCCGCCATGACAGAAACAGAAATAGCTGTAGTTGAGTCCCCCGCCGAGGCCATCGTCATTCCCTCAGCGGAGCCCGTCGTCGCCGATGCACCTCCGGCCGAGCCCATCGAAAAGAGCctcaactccaactccaactccaacatcaacaccacaagCAACAATAAAAACAAAAATGTCGCACAAAACTCTAGTCCTCTCGCGCGACTCCTCAAGTCGCCGTCTGCCATAGATGACTTCGTCGAACATCTCAACCGCGTCATTCAGACGCGAAGAGGCACAGATActgtcctcctcttcacaACTTATGCCGCTCGCTTGATCGGTGCTATTCTCAACATTCTGGGTCGCACTACGCTTCGTCACTCCGCTCGCAAGGTCGTCGAGATGGCTTTCAAGCTCCCGCCCTCGACCTCCGTCGTCCTTTCTACCGCGACTGCGCCGCCACTTGCGACTCTAGCCCTCAATCTGTCCAAGTACATCCAGGGCTTCACCAACATGTTGGGTGAGTGGCGCACTATGAACCGTATGTGGGGTATAATCGGCACATATCTAGAGGCCAAGGATCTGATCCTTCGTCTACGTGGTCAAAAACTCGACGGGAATGGCGAAAAGGTGCCTGCTCCCAACCGAGTCAACACTGCTTTCATGACTGTGCAGATCATTNNNNNNNNNNNNNNNNNNNNNNNNNNNNNNNNNNNNNNNNNNNNNNNNNNNNNNNNNNNNNNNNNNNNNNNNNNNNNNNNNNNNNNNNNNNNNNNNNNNNNNNNNNNNNNNNNNNNNNNNNNNNNNNNNNNNNNNNNNNNNNNNNNNNNNNNNNNNNNNNNNNNNNNNNNNNNNNNNNNNNNNNNNNNNNNNNNNNNNNNNNNNNNNNNNNNNNNNNNNNNNNNNNNNNNNNNNNNNNNNNNNNNNNNNNNNNNNNNNNNNNNNNNNNNNNNNNNNNNNNNNNNNNNNNNNNNNNNNNNNNNNNNNNNNTACATGGCCCGCTACcaacatgatgaagagtgTGTGGCGCCAGACAGCTTAGAGGGATATGAGACTCAGGGCTGCTAGCAAGTTGCCTTGGAGCTGCCCAACATTTAAATCGCTTTTGTACTACTGGATATACAGGGATTTACTTGTTAGGACCACGAGCCTCGAGGTGCATGCATTGCAGAGTTCACATCTAGAAACACGGCATTGATTCATACCACCCCTCCATCAAGGCATGGGGCACAGGGACTTTCGAAGTGGGaaggatataatattttaataatattataactagtAGTCCCCCTGGCTACTACTTATTAAACTAAAGAGGttgtatatatattataaaataaaattaagatttatagtatatttgtaaaattttatttaaaagtcaaaatgCCCATCGAGTAACGCGTAAAGTGAAGCCAAAGGTATTAAAGCAAGATAACAAAATATGGTGTTTGTtttcaacacaacacaataTAAGGCGTCATACACTACGCCAAAAAACACAATAACCTTAATGTTAAGTCTCAGCAGATCACACAGCTGCTGCCTTGAACCTTAAGATCCAAAGATCGGATCAGGTCGCAAGACAACGCAGTGGGAGAAACACAAGTTGAGGATAAACACAGTTGAATAACACTTGggttataaatattatatactttatataatatttttatattttaatttagttatttaactattatatattactatttatatttttatgTATAGCTTATttagctagttatataagatataaaaaagaGGGGCTAATTTGGCCATGTGTCGGAACTTTTGCCGGCCCACTGTAGGTCGGCTCAAGAGTATTGTATTGACTAAAGTTTGCCtaaggaagagaagaatcTAACTAGGGGATTTTCGTTGAGGGTCACCTGACCCAATCGGCGATAAGGCTGATCTTGAACAGTAGCGGAGCTGCTGTTACAGGGATCTTTTCTTCCACTCTATTTTACCTTACCTAGACAAAGCAAGGGATAGAAATGACGTCCCTCACCGTTCGATCAAACAACCAAAGGACCTATCTCTTTCTGTCTCACGCCATGATATAGCGGAGGCCAACGCACAATTCCTAATATCTCCCTTTTATTCCCTGTTAAATTGTATAGAATTTGGAAGCACTTGGACTCCACTGGTATTGTATGCTGAGGTACCTTAACCGCTAGCAAGATGCTGTACTTTCTGCATAGGCGTAAGTTTCAAGCTTCATTTCTCGTGCAACGGCTCTATTTCACTAACTAATTTAACTTGTATAGCTTTCGTGGCCTTGGCAGACACTGTTGGTGCTGCTCCAGACGATCGTGAGTTATCCTCAAAGCTTCCCCAAGCTCAGGTTGATCTCTAACACGACCTCAGTCAAACTCGTCACCTCGTTCTTAATATCATTCCCCCTCGCCGCTCTCCTTAAACGAATTCCCGACTCCAGACCAGATCTCAAGAATCTTTTTGCCATTAGGTACGACATGCCAACAGCCTCTCAGCCCATGTTCAGTCTCACTAACATGTTCAACCAAGCGTATCAATCTTCTACCTTGTCGGTCTATTTGACCTGTGGGATGGTGTCCGAACTCTCTTCATCAGCGCAGGAGGGACATACTGCATCGCCAAATTCCTTCGAACGAGCCCCTATATGCCATGGATTGGCTTCGCTTTCGTCATGGGCCACATGTCCCTAAGCCATATCGCCCGTCAAGCTGCTGACGACCCAACAAAGGCTGACGTCACAGGCGCTCAGATGGTGCTTCTCATGAAGCTGAGTGCCTTTTGCTGGAACGTTGCTGACGGCCAACTTCCTGAGGAGTATCTGTCTGATTTCCAAAAGAGAAACATGCTTAAGGAGCTGCCTCCTATTTTGGACTATGCTGGCTGGGTGCTTTTCTTCCCTGCGCTCTTCGCTGGTCCGTCCTTCGACTTCACCGACTATCGTAAATGGCTTGACACGACTATGTTTGACGCACCCAACGTCGATCCAGCAAAGAAACCTCCCGTGAGGAAGAAGCGAAAGATTCCTCGAAGTGGTGGCCCTGCAGCTTGGAAGGCAGCGAGTGGTCTCTTCCTTATTGCAATGTTCATGGGTCTAGGTGGTTCATACTACCCCGGCCTGCTCACCTCCGATATCTACATGAAGTACGGTTTCCTTCGCCGTGTCTGGATCATGCACATGGTTAGCTTCACTGCACGACTCAAATACTACGGTGTTTGGTACCTTACAGAGGGTTCCTGCATCCTCGCGGGTATGGGCTATAACGGTGTTGACCCTGTTACGGGCAAGGTCTTCTGGAACCGATTGCAGAACATTGATCCTTGGGCTGTTGAGACTGCGCAGAACCCCCGAGGTTATCTTGGAGGATGGAACATCAACACGAGCAACTGGTTGAGGAACTACGTCTATCTGCGTGTCACGCCTCGAGGCAAGAAGCCTGGTTTTCGCGCTAGTCTCATGACCTTTGGCACAAGCGCTCTCTGGCATGGCTTTTATCCCGGATACTACCTTAGCTTTGTCCTTGCAAGCTTCATTCAGACAGCTGCAAAGCGTAAGTTTATCTGGGAGCCCTGAGACATATGAATGATACTGACAATTTCTAGATTACCGCCGTCATGTTCGTCCTTTCTTCCTAGAACCTATCACTGGCAATCCCTCGCCCAAGAAGAAGTACTACGACTTCGTATCTTACCTTGCTACTCAACTCACCTTCACCTTTGCCACAGCACCTTTCCTTGTCCTCACATTACAGGGCTCACTACTAGCCTGGTCTCGTGTCTACTTCTACGCTGTCATCTGGACCTTTTTGTCacttgtcttcttctcttctcctgGAAAGGTCGCCCTTAAGaagcagctcgagaagcGTCAGGGCCGAGCTAGCGCTAAGTTGGTGCGCTCCATCTCAACGGATAGTCTAACGGGCAAGGAGCCCATTTTGGGTATCTCCAAGGATATCGAGGGCGATTTCAACGAGGCCGTGGAAGAAATCAAGgccgagatggagatgagacAGCGAAAGGTCAAGGCGGAGATTGAGGCGCATAAGGCAAAGGCCAAGACAGGCTAGTTAAGACATCATGTGCTGCGGGTCTGTCATTAGCTATAGTGGCGGACTTACCACGGAGACTTTTAGTCTCAAACGTGAAAAGACGCGTTCGGTGTtatgatggtgttgtttcAGGTGTTCGGAGACAAAGACTTGGGACCTAGTTCTCCGTTGAGCAAGGAGTAATGGTGACTTCATTGGCAGAAGTATACAATATCTTTAGCAGATTA
This DNA window, taken from Fusarium oxysporum f. sp. lycopersici 4287 chromosome 7, whole genome shotgun sequence, encodes the following:
- a CDS encoding hypothetical protein (At least one base has a quality score < 10) — translated: MTETEIAVVESPAEAIVIPSAEPVVADAPPAEPIEKSLNSNSNSNINTTSNNKNKNVAQNSSPLARLLKSPSAIDDFVEHLNRVIQTRRGTDTVLLFTTYAARLIGAILNILGRTTLRHSARKVVEMAFKLPPSTSVVLSTATAPPLATLALNLSKYIQGFTNMLGEWRTMNRMWGIIGTYLEAKDLILRLRGQKLDGNGEKVPAPNRVNTAFMTVQIIYMARYQHDEECVAPDSLEGYETQGC